From a single Nakaseomyces glabratus chromosome H, complete sequence genomic region:
- a CDS encoding uncharacterized protein (CAGL0H03465g~Protein of unknown function) produces the protein MSCRCPSTLENQLLWHNFKLIGRPSHRLYLLPLLCVCLSLLLHPSYGPSFPACEQGRKKARKKKFRALVNCSLSLGQADNAIYIEHIDLILEKYSGAGTYTLKLLPPERREFVLFLSEERFVGYSASASYL, from the coding sequence atgagctGCCGTTGTCCGTCAACTCTTGAAAATCAACTACTTTGGCACAACTTCAAACTAATTGGCAGGCCCTCCCACCGCCTATATTTGTTACCACTGTTGTGTGTGTGCCTGTCATTGCTATTACATCCCAGTTACGGGCCCTCGTTCCCTGCATGCGAACAAGGAAGGAAAAAGGccaggaaaaaaaaattcagagCTCTTGTGAATTGTTCACTATCTTTAGGCCAAGCAGATAACgctatatatatagaaCATATTGATTTGATATTAGAAAAATATAGTGGCGCAGGAACTTATACGTTGAAATTACTCCCCCCCGAGAGACGAGagtttgttttgtttttgagcGAAGAGCGTTTTGTGGGTTATAGCGCTAGCGCGAGTTACTTATAA
- the HSF1 gene encoding stress-responsive transcription factor HSF1 (CAGL0H03443g~Ortholog(s) have DNA binding transcription factor activity, sequence-specific DNA binding activity) — protein MSEHNNENLNLHEGLNLDDDDLENMLKNPNLFTTSPGIDVESIPSATNQNSVNGQDDKSGIKSQNSDTNEVIEDIVNPSIDPYVSTPHNDEMASPEDDIDSINNKDSNKLMTSLVRQNYGPHLGRDNADINSSNFRSHYQNLFDDNYLKTDMGSPVNKNKRKREDDDDDQLYSSQILRGPLSPGGNAHKVDNRLMSYGSNNLNSRQQTPGMENTPSVLNRRFQNKTRPAFVNKVWSMINDPVNSHLIQWSEDGLSLIVVNREKFVHEILPKYFKHSNFASFVRQLNMYGWHKVQDVKSGSIQSSSDDRWQFENEFFVRGREDLLNRIVRQKGTSANATPGTQSNMKYGNGNQIRGLPNVNGQTLRLMNEANMGNTMDITAVLGELEQIKFNQMAISKDLMRINKDNELLWKENMIARERHRTQQQALEKIFRFLRNVVPHADQKLLMDVAEPVSSRIEEAQDISDAPSVSSKSFDFDDGKEDRSRYIPLQDEDGKRPLYLLKNRTMSENSNKSSGGRLASTHNDSSGRISEIPFEEDDLSPPRHEVTDVGHISGQKNVAIDKLKADLHEQEARIKYLEDMVENKTLDSHLNDSMTMPMMPSPSTMLMHDMVEPSTIALGKEATDTSEGKHHGHDQQGQVQGQDQVQGQDQMHSQDQQNDMSAIGGLSELSPGLSPGLSSGLSPGFDIGDYLNSSQNHMTPMYEDKK, from the coding sequence ATGAGCGAACATAATAACGAGAATCTGAATTTACATGAAGGATTGAATCTTGATGATGACGACCTGGAGAATATGTTGAAGAACCCAAATCTATTTACGACTTCACCAGGAATAGATGTTGAGAGCATTCCAAGTGCCACAAATCAGAACTCTGTAAATGGCCAGGATGATAAGAGTGGTATAAAAAGCCAAAATAGCGACACAAATGAAGTCATTGAGGATATTGTCAACCCTTCCATAGATCCGTATGTCTCTACACCGCATAACGATGAAATGGCTTCTCCAGAAGACGATATAGATAGTATAAACAACAAAGATAGCAACAAGCTTATGACATCGTTGGTGAGACAGAACTACGGGCCTCATCTTGGTAGGGACAATGCGGACATTAACAGTTCCAATTTTAGGTCGCACTATCAAAActtatttgatgataacTACTTAAAGACGGATATGGGCTCACCAGTTAATAAGAACAAGCGTAAGagagaagatgatgatgatgaccaGCTTTACAGCTCACAGATTCTCCGAGGACCATTATCTCCAGGTGGCAATGCACACAAGGTGGATAACCGATTAATGTCGTATGGTAGTAATAACCTTAATAGTCGGCAGCAAACGCCTGGGATGGAAAATACTCCATCAGTATTAAACCGTCGTTTTCAGAATAAAACCAGACCTGCGTTTGTGAACAAAGTTTGGAGTATGATTAATGATCCAGTAAATTCACATCTAATACAATGGTCTGAAGATGGACTGTCCTTGATTGTGGTAAATAGGGAAAAGTTTGTGCATGAGATCCTCCCGAAATATTTTAAACATTCCAATTTTGCCTCCTTTGTGAGGCAATTGAATATGTACGGATGGCATAAAGTCCAGGATGTGAAATCAGGTTCTATCCAAAGTAGCTCAGATGACAGATGGCAGTTTGAAAATGAGTTTTTTGTTAGAGGTAGAGAGGATCTATTAAACCGGATAGTAAGGCAAAAGGGCACATCCGCCAACGCAACGCCTGGGACACAATCCAATATGAAGTATGGCAATGGCAACCAGATACGTGGGCTTCCGAACGTGAATGGACAAACTTTGAGGTTGATGAATGAGGCCAATATGGGTAATACTATGGATATTACTGCTGTTCTTGGAGAACTAGAGCAAATCAAGTTTAATCAGATGGCTATCTCTAAAGATTTGATGCGCATAAACAAGGACAATGAGCTACTGTGGAAGGAGAACATGATTGCCCGTGAGAGACACAGGACCCAGCAGCAGGCACTGGAGAAGATCTTTCGTTTCTTGAGAAATGTTGTTCCGCATGCGGACCAGAAATTGCTTATGGATGTTGCTGAGCCCGTTTCTAGTCGGATTGAGGAGGCGCAGGATATATCAGACGCACCCAGTGTGTCTTCAAAGAGCTTTGACTTTGATGACGGAAAAGAGGATAGGTCTAGGTACATACCACTACAGGATGAGGATGGCAAGCGTCCTTTGTATTTGTTAAAGAACCGAACTATGAGTGAGAACAGCAACAAGAGCAGTGGTGGTCGTTTAGCCTCTACACATAACGATAGCAGTGGTCGTATCTCAGAGATACCgtttgaagaagacgatCTCAGTCCCCCTCGCCATGAAGTAACTGACGTGGGGCATATCTCAGGTCAAAAGAATGTAGCCATTGATAAGTTAAAAGCAGATCTACACGAACAAGAGGCACGGATCAAGTACTTGGAAGACATGGTAGAGAATAAAACCTTGGACTCGCATCTCAATGACTCGATGACAATGCCAATGATGCCCAGCCCATCAACAATGCTAATGCATGATATGGTTGAACCCTCAACGATAGCATTAGGTAAGGAGGCCACAGACACTAGCGAAGGGAAACACCATGGTCATGACCAACAAGGCCAAGTGCAAGGCCAGGACCAAGTGCAAGGCCAGGACCAAATGCATAGCCAGGACCAACAAAACGACATGAGTGCAATCGGTGGGTTATCCGAATTATCCCCCGGGCTGTCTCCGGGACTGTCCTCGGGCCTTTCGCCAGGGTTCGATATCGGTGACTACCTGAACTCATCGCAGAACCACATGACACCGATGTACGAGGATAAGAAGTAA
- a CDS encoding uncharacterized protein (CAGL0H03311g~Ortholog of S. cerevisiae : YGL081W and Saccharomyces cerevisiae S288C : YGL081W) produces the protein MPSVIGIIRFQINKGGKKQKVALVGRSSKSRLVKFNGNNIPKICIDDPLISSLHALISAKLQTRKTNITQLDIIIKTISHSAILVDTISHRIVPKLVIRDGERFGLIPGPASNNQIEPKYMVQIHIILVDNEYGIYELQLFDVSSGIFSPIQLGIAAIKGLEHHYDSSPNAYLYQKQTARLATKKMTKHVQKRIIKLRHQKNRNLLNKQMKHMFVGTLVGTILGSCGVLGLIAYFGDEIESFL, from the coding sequence ATGCCCTCTGTGATAGGCATCATTAGGTTTCAGATTAATAAAGGGGGAAAGAAGCAAAAGGTCGCGCTGGTTGGCAGATCGAGTAAGTCTCGATTAGTTAAATTTAATGGAAACAACATCCCAAAAATTTGTATCGATGATCCGCTTATCTCGTCCCTACATGCACTGATCTCGGCTAAATTACAAACGAGGAAGACAAATATTACTCAACTAGATATAATTATAAAGACTATTAGTCATTCAGCCATACTTGTTGATACAATAAGCCACAGAATTGTGCCTAAGCTAGTCATACGGGATGGGGAAAGATTTGGATTGATTCCAGGACCAGCAAGCAATAATCAAATAGAACCCAAATATATGGTACAGATCCATATCATTCTTGTGGATAATGAATATGGCATATATGAACTGCAATTGTTTGATGTTTCATCAGGTATATTCTCGCCGATTCAGTTGGGTATTGCTGCAATTAAAGGTCTGGAACACCATTATGATTCATCACCTAATGCATActtatatcaaaaacaaactgCTAGACTTGCAACTAAGAAGATGACCAAGCATGTACAGAAACGAATAATCAAACTACGAcatcaaaaaaataggaATTTACTGAATAAACAAATGAAGCATATGTTTGTCGGTACTTTGGTCGGAACAATACTGGGTTCATGTGGAGTCCTGGGATTAATTGCTTATTTTGGGGATGAGATTGAGTCATTTCTATAA
- the MPS2 gene encoding Mps2p (CAGL0H03421g~Ortholog(s) have structural molecule activity, role in karyogamy, protein localization to spindle pole body, spindle pole body duplication and endoplasmic reticulum, nuclear envelope, spindle pole body localization) yields MSEVDVPELLFERVWLQVDRDRDGFIYAKQMPSFITQCEQVIKDTVNTNKTDFHMTRFKNRLKLPLLPKLHMDLIDAFAKETPYYKIYKESFSDMLNKLTGNNFSTVINKIFEDCDGFPASFISALEVKADVKSSPRSKADSLGSPIKVDLLRNLKPQEEPETPRRINRKYKSLELQLESMKRELEDKEKTIMNNERNLTELRSTISKLKEKYDLLSEEYEQRHIHGGNNGTAIKHDVVIGELKSRLQEQNRLIRILQEQIQFDPQLKRETRVHDNKSKNNTFNGAIAYVIPFLLFIFVIRSLITKEDIGDATMALPWWERNNLASRLAWYFRDVFSNDSAKFLESDAYDKVFGIH; encoded by the coding sequence ATGTCTGAGGTAGATGTTCCAGAGCTATTGTTTGAACGCGTGTGGTTGCAGGTAGATCGCGACCGCGATGGCTTCATCTACGCCAAACAGATGCCATCTTTTATCACACAGTGTGAACAGGTCATAAAGGATACTGTTAATACCAATAAAACCGACTTTCATATGACCCGGTTCAAGAACAGATTGAAGCTGCCGCTTTTACCAAAGTTGCATATGGATCTTATCGATGCATTTGCGAAGGAGACTCCATACTACAAGATCTACAAGGAATCCTTCTCTGATATGCTGAATAAACTAACAggtaataatttttcaaccgttatcaacaaaatatttgaggATTGTGATGGGTTTCCTGCAAGTTTCATAAGTGCCCTGGAAGTGAAAGCTGATGTCAAATCGTCTCCTAGAAGTAAAGCGGATAGCCTCGGTAGTCCGATAAAGGTTGATCTTTTGCGAAACTTAAAACCACAAGAGGAACCAGAAACTCCAAGGCGTATCAATAGGAAATATAAGAGTCTAGAATTGCAATTAGAATCTATGAAAAGAGAATTAGAAGATAAAGAGAAGACAATTATGAATAATGAACGCAACTTAACAGAGCTGAGATCAACCATATCCAAATTGAAGGAGAAATATGACTTATTGTCGGAAGAATATGAACAAAGACATATACATGGAGGGAACAATGGCACTGCCATAAAACATGATGTAGTGATTGGCGAATTGAAGAGTAGGCTACAAGAACAGAACCGGCTAATCAGAATTTTGCAAGAACAGATCCAATTTGACCCACAACTTAAGAGAGAAACTAGAGTGCATGATAACAAGagcaaaaataatactttCAATGGAGCTATAGCCTATGTTATCCCATTTTTGCTGTTCATATTTGTGATACGATCCCTTattacaaaagaagatatcGGCGATGCAACAATGGCTCTCCCCTGGTGGGAAAGGAACAACCTTGCCAGCAGGCTGGCGTGGTATTTCAGGGACGTCTTCTCAAATGATTCTGCGAAATTCTTGGAGTCCGATGCCTATGACAAAGTCTTTGGTATACATTAA
- the DBP3 gene encoding RNA-dependent ATPase DBP3 (CAGL0H03377g~Ortholog(s) have ATP-dependent RNA helicase activity and role in endonucleolytic cleavage in ITS1 upstream of 5.8S rRNA from tricistronic rRNA transcript (SSU-rRNA, 5.8S rRNA, LSU-rRNA)) yields MTVEESKKRKLTDDVAIKQNEKKIKKDKKVKDKKDKKDKKDKKDKKEKKEKKEKKEKNDKKDKKDKKDKKAEQVDKLSETTEQPSKQVKIGAYVENEELSKQPQSVIDEFFKENEVSVEDPSKLNLRPLLAFNQISLDKEVQNEIAKFPKPTPIQAVSWPYLLSGKDVIGVAETGSGKTFAFGVPAINNLLTSSSKPKGIKVLVISPTRELASQIYDNLVLLTQKVGIDCCVVYGGVPKDDQRRQIAKSNVVVATPGRLLDLIEEGSVDLSPVDYMVLDEADRMLEKGFEEDIKRIIGQTKSKDRQTLMFTATWPKEVRELASTFMKEPVKVSIGNRDELSANKRITQIVEVVDPRSKERKLLDLLKKYQSGPKKNDKVLIFALYKKEASRVERNLNYNGYKVAAIHGDLSQQQRTQALNEFKSGKSNLLLATDVAARGLDIPNVKTVINLTFPLTVEDYVHRIGRTGRAGQTGTAHTLFTEQEKHLAGGLVNVLNGANQPVPEDLIKFGTHTKRKEHGAYGAFFKDIDMSKKPKKITFD; encoded by the coding sequence ATGACTGTCGAAGAatcaaagaagagaaagctTACCGATGATGTTGCTATCAAGCAAaatgagaagaagattaagaaggacaagaaggtgaaggacaagaaggacaagaaggataagaaggataagaaggataagaaggagaagaaggagaagaaggagaagaaggagaagaatgacaagaaagacaagaaagacaagaaGGATAAGAAGGCTGAACAAGTTGACAAACTTTCTGAGACTACCGAGCAACCAAGCAAACAAGTTAAGATTGGTGCTTATGTCGAAAATGAGGAACTATCTAAACAACCTCAGTCAGTTATTGATGAGttttttaaagaaaatgaagtttCTGTCGAGGACCCAAGCAAGTTAAATTTGCGTCCTCTATTAGCTTTCAACCAAATATCCCTTGACAAAGAAGTCCAGAATGAGATTGCTAAATTCCCCAAGCCTACACCTATTCAAGCTGTTTCTTGGCCATATCTTCTTTCTGGTAAGGATGTTATTGGTGTTGCTGAAACAGGCTCAGGTAAAACTTTTGCGTTCGGTGTTCCTGCCATTAATAACTTGCTAACTAGTTCTTCAAAGCCAAAGGGCATCAAGGTATTGGTTATATCACCAACTAGAGAACTGGCTTCTCAAATCTATGACAATCTTGTTCTCCTTACTCAAAAGGTTGGTATAGATTGTTGTGTTGTGTACGGTGGTGTTCCAAAAGATGACCAAAGACGTCAAATTGCTAAATCCAATGTCGTTGTGGCTACTCCAGGTAGATTATTGGACTTAATCGAAGAAGGTTCTGTTGATTTATCTCCTGTCGACTACATGGTCCTTGATGAAGCTGATAGAATGCTTGAAAAGggttttgaagaagatatcaaGAGAATTATCGGTCAGACAAAATCAAAGGACAGACAAACTCTGATGTTCACTGCTACATGGCCAAAGGAGGTTCGTGAATTAGCTTCTACATTCATGAAGGAACCAGTTAAAGTCTCTATCGGTAACAGAGATGAATTGAGTGCCAACAAGCGTATTACACAAATTGTTGAGGTTGTTGATCCACGTAGCAAGGAAAGAAAGCTTTTGGATCtattaaagaaataccaATCTGGCCCAAAAAAGAATGACAAAGTTCTTATATTTGCACTATACAAAAAGGAAGCTTCTAGAGTTGAGAGAAACTTGAACTACAATGGATATAAAGTGGCTGCTATTCATGGTGACCTATCTCAACAGCAAAGAACTCAAGCATTAAATGAGTTCAAGTCTGGGAAATCAAACTTGCTTCTAGCTACTGATGTTGCTGCCAGAGGTTTAGATATTCCTAATGTTAAAACTGTTATCAATTTAACTTTCCCATTGACTGTAGAAGATTATGTCCACAGAATTGGTAGAACCGGTAGAGCCGGCCAAACTGGTACTGCCCACACACTCTTTACTGAGCAAGAGAAACACTTAGCAGGTGGTCTAGTTAATGTTCTGAATGGAGCTAACCAACCAGTTCCTGAAGATTTGATCAAATTCGGTACCCATACTAAACGTAAAGAACATGGTGCTTATGGTGCATTCtttaaagatattgatatGAGCAAAAAGCCAAAGAAGATTACTTTTGATTGA
- the MPC1 gene encoding pyruvate transporter MPC1 (CAGL0H03333g~Ortholog(s) have pyruvate transmembrane transporter activity, role in mitochondrial pyruvate transport and integral component of mitochondrial inner membrane localization) — MSNMSQPVQRAATRSIIQKYINKETLKYVFTTHFWGPVSNFGIPIAALYDLKKDPTLISGPMTLALVAYSGVFMKYALAVTPKNYLLFACHFINESAQLGQGYRFIDFNYFKSDEEKNKIIEEYKVKAEQANEKK; from the coding sequence ATGTCTAACATGTCTCAGCCAGTTCAAAGAGCTGCTACAAGGTCCATAATCCAAAAGTATATCAACAAGGAGACATTAAAGTATGTGTTTACCACACATTTCTGGGGACCTGTTTCAAATTTTGGTATTCCAATTGCTGCATTATATGACTTAAAGAAGGACCCTACGTTGATCTCTGGTCCAATGACACTGGCTCTGGTTGCTTACTCTGGTGTGTTTATGAAATATGCTTTAGCTGTTACTCCTAAGAACTATCTGCTGTTTGCATGTCATTTCATAAACGAATCCGCTCAACTGGGACAAGGTTATAGGTTTATTGACTTCAATTACTTCAAGTCTGAcgaagaaaagaataagaTTATTGAAGAATACAAGGTAAAAGCTGAACAAGCTAACGAAAAGAAATGA
- the KXD1 gene encoding Kxd1p (CAGL0H03355g~Ortholog(s) have role in endosome organization, regulation of protein localization and BLOC-1 complex, endosome localization): MSDEIEDRPRTRSRTPSVDTQSYTINEEAHHIITDSDSSSSENEDGEGNETNSSDDSSESGSVERFLDEIVPTTSTSFIPNDTPDPATLFDITEYIFDSIVQSTNACDFSEAFALQAKTSAVINSKSMELKNLIEQTKVRLPELQAKFKNGTQTLRTIRKNLDNAKSRIQVMNDVLQTDYPIEFNQARDKILERTLDSDEEVI, encoded by the coding sequence ATGTCGGATGAAATTGAGGATCGTCCTAGGACCAGATCTCGAACACCATCAGTAGACACACAATCATACACAATTAATGAAGAGGCACATCATATAATTACAGATTCTGATAGTAGTTCAAgtgaaaatgaagatggtGAAGGTAATGAAACTAATAGCTCAGATGATAGCTCAGAATCTGGATCGGTAGAAAGATTTTTAGATGAAATTGTACCGACTACAAGCACTTCATTTATACCCAATGATACACCGGATCCGGCTACTCTGTTTGATATAACAgagtatatttttgattcaaTTGTACAATCTACAAATGCCTGTGATTTCTCTGAAGCATTTGCACTACAGGCAAAGACATCAGCGGTGATAAACTCTAAAAGTATGGAActgaagaacttgatagAGCAAACCAAGGTACGATTGCCTGAACTTCAGGCAAAGTTTAAAAACGGAACACAAACGTTGAGAACCATCAGAAAGAATTTGGATAACGCTAAATCAAGGATACAGGTAATGAATGATGTACTTCAAACTGATTATCCAATAGAATTTAACCAAGCACGAGATAAGATATTGGAAAGGACACTTGATTccgatgaagaagttatCTAA
- the HNM1 gene encoding Hnm1p (CAGL0H03399g~Ortholog(s) have (R)-carnitine transmembrane transporter activity, choline transmembrane transporter activity, ethanolamine transmembrane transporter activity), which produces MSPRDIERTSITSQQDSILDGQFEAKNGKKIIEQEQSIDGEVHLRKSFSLWSILGVGFGLTNSWFGISASMVTGINSGGPMMIVYGIIIIALISVCIGVSLGELSSAYPHAGGQFWWSLKLAPTKHKRFAAYLCGSFAYAGSLFTSASTTLSAATELVGMYVLTHPEFTPKRWHIFVCFELLHLFLMLFNCYGKSLPLISASSLYISLTSFFVITVTVLACSSGKFNDAKFVFATFYNETGWKNSVIAFIVGLINPAWSFSCLDCATHMAFEVEKPERVIPIAIMGTIAIGFLTSFCYVIAMFFSIRDLDALLASNTGAPILNIYEQATNSKAGAIVLGCLVLITSFGCIIACHTWQARLGWSFARDNGLPYSKYWSQVNPNAGVPLNAHLMSSALIALIGVLYLASTTAFNSLITGCIAFLLLSYIIPVICLLMRKRQIRQGPFWLGKFGLFSNIVLLGWTLFAIVFFSFPPVLPVSKDNMNYVSVVIVGYTVYAIAYWEFKGKKEFHAVEEEESEDDIDVNESNIEIINDYHDSNSVNNIIHHHYDKVGLDTKH; this is translated from the coding sequence atgTCACCTCGAGATATTGAGCGGACTTCTATAACAAGTCAACAGGATTCTATTCTTGATGGCCAATTTGAAGCCAAAAAtggtaaaaaaataatagaacAAGAGCAATCAATAGACGGCGAAGTCCACTTGAGGAAATCCTTCTCTCTTTGGTCAATCCTTGGTGTTGGTTTTGGCTTAACAAACTCATGGTTCGGTATTTCTGCATCTATGGTTACTGGTATCAACTCCGGTGGGCCTATGATGATCGTCTATGGTATTATAATCATTGCATTGATATCAGTTTGTATTGGTGTGTCCCTTGGTGAATTGTCCTCTGCATACCCGCATGCTGGTGGCCAATTCTGGTGGTCATTGAAATTGGCCCCAACAAAACACAAAAGATTTGCAGCTTACTTATGTGGTTCATTTGCATATGCTGGTTCATTATTTACAAGTGCTTCTACTACCTTGTCTGCTGCTACTGAATTAGTTGGTATGTACGTGCTAACTCACCCAGAATTCACACCAAAGAGATGGCATATTTTTGTCTGTTTTGAACTATTGCATCTATTCTTGATGTTGTTTAATTGTTATGGTAAATCTTTACCTCTAATTTCCGCATCTTCGCTATACATTTCCTTGACATCCTTTTTTGTCATTACAGTTACAGTTCTTGCTTGCTCATCAGGTAAATTCAACGATGCCAAGTTCGTATTTGCAACATTTTATAACGAAACTGGCTGGAAGAATAGTGTCATAGCGTTTATTGTTGGTTTAATTAACCCTGCTTGGTCTTTCTCTTGCTTGGACTGTGCTACTCATATGGCCTTTGAAGTTGAGAAACCAGAAAGAGTGATACCAATTGCTATTATGGGTACAATTGCCATCGGCTTCTTGACATCGTTTTGCTATGTCATTGCCATGTTCTTCTCCATTCGTGATTTGGATGCGCTATTAGCCTCTAATACAGGTGCTCCAATCCTAAATATCTATGAACAAGCCACCAACAGTAAAGCTGGAGCCATTGTTTTGGGGTGTCTAGTGCTAATAACATCATTTGGTTGTATCATTGCCTGTCACACATGGCAAGCAAGATTAGGTTGGTCATTTGCTAGAGACAATGGTCTACCTTACTCCAAGTATTGGTCTCAAGTTAACCCTAACGCTGGTGTACCTTTAAATGCCCACTTAATGTCTTCAGCTTTGATTGCCCTTATTGGTGTTTTGTATTTAGCCTCCACTACTGCTTTCAACTCATTGATCACAGGTTGCATCGCCTTCTTACTATTATCATATATCATACCAGTCATTTGCCTTCTAATGCGTAAGCGTCAAATAAGGCAAGGACCATTCTGGCTAGGGAAATTCGGTCTATTTTCAAACATTGTCCTGTTAGGATGGACACTATTTGCTATAGTGTTCTTCTCATTCCCACCAGTACTACCAGTATCAAAGGATAATATGAACTATGTGTCGGTAGTAATTGTGGGCTACACTGTATATGCCATTGCATATTGGGAGTTCAAGGGTAAGAAGGAATTCCATGCTgtagaggaagaagaaagtgaggatgatattgatgtcAATGAGTCTAACATTGAAATTATCAATGATTACCACGATTCAAACTCTgtcaataatattattcacCATCACTACGACAAGGTGGGTTTGGATACCAAGCATTGA